A segment of the candidate division WOR-3 bacterium genome:
TAATCTACCACCCTTTTCTGGTTATTTAAAAGGAAAACCAAAAGAAAATACCGAAGTTTTATTAATAACCGAGAAAGATTCTTCTCCCCTCTTTTCTTATCATTTTTATCAAAATAAAATAATCGCCCTTTGTAGCGGCTTTCCTTTTTGGCGTTGGCTATTTGTTTCTGATGAACTTTTACAAACAAAATTAAGCAATTTCTTTCTCTCTCTTATCTCTTTTTTAAAAGAAGGAAAGTATTGGATTAATATCTCTTTAGAGAAAGAGGTCTTTAATTATCCCGAGGAGATAAAAATTAAAGTTATTGCTCTAAACGAAATTGGCAAACCAGCAAGAGATTTAAACATTGTTTTAGAAATTCCTAAATACGAAATAAGGCAAGTTTTTAATGAAGTTGCTGATGGTCTTTACCAAACAAATTTTTTACCTCCCGATACTGGTGAAATCCCTTTAAAAATTTCTGTTTTCAAAGAGAAAGAGAAGATAAAAGAAGAGAATATAAAATTAAAAATTCTACTGGAATTAGAAGAGAAGAAAACTCCTTATTTAGATACCCTCTTTTTAAAAAGTCTTGCCCAAAAAAGTAATGGCGATTTTTATCTTTATCCTAATGTACCAACAACTTTCACTTTCTTAGAAGAAAAGAAGAGAATAAATTTAAAAATCTATTTCCAAAATAATTTTTATATCTATTTAATATTAATCTCCCTTTATATTTTAGATATTTATTTAAGAAAAAGAAAAGGACTGCCATGAAAAAAATTCTTATAATTCTATTATTCTTTTTATTATTAAATCATCTTTTTGCTTCTTCTTGGAATGAAAAAGTTATTAATTATTTAGAAAGTAAAAATATTAAAAAGGAGTTAATTGTTCTAATCATTGCCACCTTACCAATTATTGAATTAAGGGGTGCTTTACCGATTGCCTTAAATTATTTTCATCTCCCTTTTCTAAAAAGTGTTTTTCTCTCAATTACTGGCAATCTCTTACCTATCTTACCAATTCTTTTTCTTTTAAAATTTATTATCAATCTTCTTAGTAAAATAAATTTATTCAGAAAATTCTTTAATTGGCTCTTTTTGAGAACCCAAAAAAGGAGTAAAATAATCGAGAGATATGAAATTTTGGGTCTAATTATCTTTGTTGGAATTCCATTGCCGACAACTGGTGCTTGGACTGGTGCCTTAGCTTCTTTTATTTTAGGTCTAAATCCTTTTTTATCTTTCCTTGCTATCTCTTTAGGTGTGTTAATTGCCTCTATTATCGTTTCAATTTTTTGCCTATTAGGAAAAATCGGCGCAATAATCGCCGGAATATTTTTATTCTTAATAATTACAATTCCCTTTTTAAAAAGTAAAAAATCTAATTTGAATTAATTATTAAAATTAAATCGTTAATTGTCTTAACCGGGCAATTCTTTTTTGAATTGGTGGATGGGTGGCAAAAAGTTCTTCAATATTTAATCTATCTTTTAAAAAGGGATTAGTGATAAATAAATGGGCAGTTGCTTCAGAAGCAGTTTTTAATTTTAAATTTGTTTTAGCAATTTTTTCTAAGGCACTGGCTAATGCTTCGGGATCTCTAATGATTTCCGCACCGGTGGCATCAGCAAGATATTCTCTTTCTCTGGATATCGCTGCTCTTATTAGAAATACTAATATCGGTGCAATTATTGCCAAAACTATGGCAATTATTAAGAAAATAAAATTACCTTCTCCCCTTCTTCTATCATCTCTTCTGCCGCCGCCGAAAAAGAAAAGGTAGCGGAAAAATAAATCTCTAAAAAGAACAATCAAACCGCCAACAATCGCAACAATGGTCATTAATAAAACATCGTAATTTCTAATATGTGCCATCTCGTGGGCAATAACTCCTTGTAATTCATTTCTATTCATCATATTTAAAAGTCCGGTTGTTACGGCAATTGCGGAATTATTTGGATTTCTACCAGTAGCAAAGGCATTGGGTGAAGGGTCTTCAATAATATAAACTTTTGGTTTAGGAACACCAGCAGCAATGGCAACCTCTTCCACAACATTATGTAATTGATAGTATTTATCAACCGATGCTGGTTTGGCACCACTTAAACTTAATGCCAATTTATCAGCATTATAATAAAGAATAAGATTATAAAAGATAATAAAAAAGGCAAAGAAAATATAACCGGAAGCACCCCAATTAAAAACTTGGATTAATACATAACCAATAACTGCTAAAAGAATAGTAATAACAAAAACAAAAAGATAGGTTTTTAATTTATTTTTTCTTATTAAATCATAAAAGGTTGTTGCTGACATTTTATATTATTATAAAAAAATTTATTAAGAAGTCAATTTGATTAATAAAATTAATAAAGGTATAAAGATAATGAACAATTGGTATTCTCTTTTAGTCCATTAACCTTTATTTAAAAATTATTAACTTTCTTTTTAGGTTGAAATC
Coding sequences within it:
- the htpX gene encoding zinc metalloprotease HtpX translates to MSATTFYDLIRKNKLKTYLFVFVITILLAVIGYVLIQVFNWGASGYIFFAFFIIFYNLILYYNADKLALSLSGAKPASVDKYYQLHNVVEEVAIAAGVPKPKVYIIEDPSPNAFATGRNPNNSAIAVTTGLLNMMNRNELQGVIAHEMAHIRNYDVLLMTIVAIVGGLIVLFRDLFFRYLFFFGGGRRDDRRRGEGNFIFLIIAIVLAIIAPILVFLIRAAISREREYLADATGAEIIRDPEALASALEKIAKTNLKLKTASEATAHLFITNPFLKDRLNIEELFATHPPIQKRIARLRQLTI
- a CDS encoding small multi-drug export protein; this encodes MKKILIILLFFLLLNHLFASSWNEKVINYLESKNIKKELIVLIIATLPIIELRGALPIALNYFHLPFLKSVFLSITGNLLPILPILFLLKFIINLLSKINLFRKFFNWLFLRTQKRSKIIERYEILGLIIFVGIPLPTTGAWTGALASFILGLNPFLSFLAISLGVLIASIIVSIFCLLGKIGAIIAGIFLFLIITIPFLKSKKSNLN